A stretch of Klebsiella sp. RIT-PI-d DNA encodes these proteins:
- the ftsQ gene encoding cell division protein FtsQ has protein sequence MSQAALNTRNREEEEVASSRRNNGTRLAGIVFLLAVLCTVLMSGWMILGWMDDAQRLPLSKLVLTGDRHYTRNDDIRQSILALGAPGTFMTQDVNIIQSQIERLPWIKQASVRKQWPDELKIHLVEYVPIARWNDQHMVDIDGNSFSVPSDRTSKVNLPMLSGPEGSENEVLQGYRDMGKVLAKDKFTLKVAAMTARRSWQLTLNNDIRLNLGRGDTMKRLERFIELYPVLQQQAQTDGKRISYVDLRYDSGAAVGWVPAPAEEPNQQQNQAQAEQ, from the coding sequence ATGTCGCAGGCTGCGCTGAACACGCGAAACCGTGAAGAAGAGGAAGTCGCTTCTTCACGGCGAAATAATGGAACGCGCCTCGCAGGTATCGTTTTCCTGCTGGCGGTGCTGTGTACCGTGTTAATGAGCGGCTGGATGATTCTGGGCTGGATGGACGATGCGCAGCGTTTACCCCTGTCAAAACTGGTGTTAACCGGCGATCGTCATTACACGCGCAACGATGATATCCGGCAGTCTATTCTGGCGCTGGGCGCTCCGGGTACGTTTATGACTCAGGACGTCAATATTATTCAGAGCCAGATTGAGCGTCTGCCCTGGATTAAACAGGCCAGCGTCAGAAAGCAGTGGCCGGATGAATTAAAGATTCATCTGGTTGAATATGTGCCGATAGCACGATGGAATGACCAGCATATGGTCGATATCGACGGTAACTCTTTCAGCGTACCGTCAGATCGCACCAGCAAAGTTAATTTGCCCATGCTGTCAGGCCCTGAAGGAAGTGAAAACGAAGTACTGCAAGGCTATCGCGATATGGGAAAGGTGCTGGCAAAAGATAAGTTCACGTTAAAAGTGGCGGCGATGACCGCGCGCCGCTCCTGGCAATTAACCCTGAATAATGATATCAGGCTTAATCTGGGACGCGGTGATACGATGAAACGTCTGGAGCGCTTTATAGAACTGTATCCAGTTTTACAACAGCAAGCGCAGACCGATGGCAAACGGATTAGCTACGTTGATTTGCGCTATGACTCGGGCGCGGCTGTCGGTTGGGTACCGGCACCGGCTGAGGAACCTAATCAACAACAGAATCAGGCACAGGCAGAGCAATAA
- the ftsA gene encoding cell division protein FtsA, with protein sequence MIKATDRKLVVGLEIGTAKVAALVGEVLPDGMVNIIGVGSCPSRGMDKGGVNDLESVVKCVQRAIDQAELMADCQISSVYLALSGKHISCQNEIGMVPISEEEVTQEDVENVVHTAKSVRVRDEHRVLHVIPQEYAIDYQEGIKNPVGLSGVRMQAKVHLITCHNDMAKNIVKAVERCGLKVDQLIFAGLASSYSVLTEDERELGVCVVDIGGGTMDIAVYTGGALRHTKVIPYAGNVVTSDIAYAFGTPPSDAEAIKVRHGCAFGSIVGKDESVEVPSVGGRPPRSLQRQTLAEVIEPRYTELLNLVNEEILQLQEMLREKGVKHHLAAGIVLTGGAAQIEGLAACAQRVFHTQVRIGAPLNITGLTDYAQEPYYSTAVGLLHYGKESHLNGEADVEKRVTASVGSWIKRLNSWLRKEF encoded by the coding sequence ATGATCAAGGCGACGGACAGAAAACTGGTAGTTGGACTGGAGATTGGCACCGCGAAGGTGGCCGCTTTGGTAGGGGAGGTTCTGCCCGACGGTATGGTCAATATCATAGGCGTGGGCAGTTGCCCGTCGCGTGGTATGGATAAAGGCGGGGTAAACGATCTCGAATCGGTAGTAAAATGCGTGCAACGTGCTATCGATCAGGCAGAATTAATGGCTGATTGTCAAATATCCTCGGTTTATCTGGCGCTTTCAGGTAAACATATTAGCTGTCAGAACGAAATTGGCATGGTGCCGATTTCAGAAGAAGAAGTAACGCAGGAAGATGTCGAAAACGTGGTGCATACCGCAAAATCGGTACGCGTGCGTGATGAGCATCGGGTACTGCATGTTATTCCTCAGGAATATGCCATCGATTATCAGGAAGGCATTAAAAATCCGGTGGGATTATCCGGCGTACGTATGCAGGCAAAAGTGCATTTGATCACCTGTCACAACGATATGGCGAAAAATATCGTCAAAGCCGTTGAACGTTGTGGTTTAAAAGTTGACCAACTGATCTTTGCCGGCCTGGCGTCCAGTTATTCTGTACTGACTGAGGACGAACGTGAGCTGGGCGTCTGTGTGGTTGACATCGGCGGTGGTACAATGGACATCGCTGTGTATACCGGCGGCGCGCTGCGTCACACTAAAGTCATCCCGTATGCAGGGAACGTCGTGACCAGCGATATTGCCTATGCCTTCGGTACGCCGCCAAGCGATGCCGAAGCCATTAAAGTTCGTCATGGCTGTGCGTTTGGCTCTATCGTCGGTAAAGACGAGAGCGTGGAGGTCCCAAGCGTTGGGGGACGTCCACCGCGCAGCCTGCAGCGCCAGACCCTGGCTGAGGTTATCGAACCGCGATATACCGAGCTGCTGAATCTGGTAAACGAAGAGATTTTGCAACTGCAGGAAATGCTGCGTGAAAAAGGCGTGAAACATCATCTTGCAGCAGGCATTGTATTAACCGGCGGCGCGGCGCAAATTGAAGGTCTGGCGGCCTGTGCGCAACGCGTTTTTCATACGCAGGTACGCATCGGCGCGCCGCTGAATATTACCGGACTGACGGATTACGCCCAGGAGCCGTATTATTCTACGGCTGTGGGCCTGCTGCACTACGGGAAAGAGTCCCATTTAAATGGTGAAGCAGACGTTGAAAAACGAGTAACGGCCTCCGTTGGCTCGTGGATTAAACGACTTAACAGTTGGCTACGAAAAGAATTTTGA
- the ftsZ gene encoding cell division protein FtsZ: MFEPMELTNDAVIKVIGVGGGGGNAVEHMVRERIEGVEFFAVNTDAQALRKTAVGQTIQIGGGITKGLGAGANPEVGRNAADEDREALRAALDGADMVFIAAGMGGGTGTGAAPVVAEVAKDLGILTVAVVTKPFNFEGKKRMAFAEQGITELSKHVDSLITIPNDKLLKVLGRGISLLDAFGAANDVLKGAVQGIAELITRPGLMNVDFADVRTVMSEMGYAMMGSGVASGEDRAEEAAEMAISSPLLEDIDLSGARGVLVNITAGFDLRLDEFETVGNTIRAFASDNATVVIGTSLDPDMNDELRVTVVATGIGMDKRPEITLVTNKQTQQPVLDRYQQHGMAPLTQEQKPAAKAVNDTTSQAKEPDYLDIPAFLRKQAD, encoded by the coding sequence ATGTTTGAACCTATGGAACTGACCAACGACGCGGTGATTAAAGTCATCGGCGTCGGTGGCGGTGGCGGCAATGCCGTTGAACACATGGTGCGTGAGCGCATCGAAGGTGTTGAATTCTTCGCGGTAAATACCGACGCTCAGGCGCTACGTAAAACCGCAGTGGGTCAGACGATTCAGATCGGTGGTGGTATCACCAAAGGTCTGGGCGCTGGCGCTAATCCGGAAGTCGGCCGCAACGCCGCTGACGAAGATCGTGAAGCTTTACGTGCCGCGCTTGACGGGGCAGACATGGTGTTTATCGCTGCGGGCATGGGCGGTGGTACCGGTACGGGCGCGGCGCCGGTGGTTGCTGAAGTTGCCAAAGACCTTGGCATCCTGACCGTGGCTGTCGTAACCAAGCCGTTCAATTTTGAAGGCAAAAAGCGTATGGCTTTTGCTGAGCAGGGGATCACCGAGCTGTCCAAGCACGTTGACTCCCTGATCACGATCCCAAACGACAAACTGCTGAAAGTGCTGGGCCGTGGCATTTCACTGCTTGACGCCTTTGGGGCCGCAAACGACGTATTAAAAGGTGCCGTTCAGGGTATCGCCGAGCTGATTACCCGCCCGGGTCTGATGAACGTCGACTTTGCTGACGTGCGTACCGTGATGTCCGAAATGGGCTACGCCATGATGGGCTCCGGCGTGGCGAGCGGTGAAGATCGTGCGGAAGAAGCGGCAGAAATGGCTATCTCGTCTCCGCTGCTGGAAGACATCGACCTGTCTGGCGCACGTGGCGTGCTGGTTAACATCACGGCGGGCTTTGACCTGCGTCTTGATGAGTTCGAAACCGTGGGTAACACTATCCGTGCATTTGCTTCAGATAATGCGACTGTGGTTATCGGTACCTCTCTTGACCCGGATATGAACGACGAACTGCGCGTGACGGTTGTTGCCACCGGTATTGGCATGGACAAACGTCCTGAAATTACCCTGGTGACGAACAAACAGACACAACAACCGGTGCTGGATCGCTATCAGCAACACGGTATGGCTCCGTTGACTCAGGAGCAGAAGCCAGCGGCGAAGGCGGTAAACGACACCACTTCTCAGGCAAAAGAGCCGGATTATTTGGATATTCCTGCCTTTTTGCGTAAGCAGGCTGATTAA